The following is a genomic window from Brevibacterium limosum.
GCCTCGAGCCTGCGCACTCTGGTGTCGTTTCCCGAAGCGAAGACATTCGTTCCCGGACATGGGATCCATGTGGACCGTGATTTCCTCACCCGGCAGCTCGCCGATATCGAGGGGCTGATGGTCGATCAGGGAGACGCCGAGGTGGCCCTGCCCGCCCGCTCCATGCCGGGTGAGCACGACCGGGCGATACCGCGGGAGGTCCGGCTGGTGTGAGCGGCCGGGGCTAGACAATATGAGGTAAGGGCGGGGCCGGGGCCTCCGTGCATCAAAGGAATCGTGGGTTGCCCAGACTCCACCACCGTCCTACCGGGAACACCGGTTTCGGGTGTGTACTGGTAGAGCCACATTTGAGCTTTTGGAGGTCCCGACATGCTCAAGACTACCTTCATCGGATTAGACGTTCACGCGAAAACCGTGACCGCGGCAGCACTGAACGCTGACACCGGCGAAATCGACCAGGCAACGATGCCAGCCGATAACCCCACGGTGATCTCGTGGATCAAGGCCCACGGCGACGACACCGCGGTCACGTATGAAGCCGGCCCAACGGGATACGGACTCGCCCGCGACCTCACAGATCAGGGAATCACCTGCACGGTCGCGGCACCGTCGAAACTGCTGCGGGCCCCGGGAGACCGCGTCAAGACCGATCAGCGTGATGCCCTGGGGTTGGCGAGGATGCTGTCGTTGGGTGAGATCACCGCGGTCCGCGTCCCGCCGATCGGTCAGGAAGGACTCCGGGATGTCTCCCGGGCCAGGCAACGCGCTGTGCTCGATCTGACGCATGCCCGGCAGCGGATCAACGCGATGATCCTCCGTCACGGGTTGCGGTATCCCAAGGACACGAAGTGGACTCAGGTTCATCACGACTGGTTGGCTCGACAACGACTCGAGCCAGCCGCATCGCAGCAAGCGTTGTCTGCGGAGCTCGAGACCGAGACTTTGCTGATGGCCCATGTCAGACGTCTCGATGCGACGATTGCCGATCTGGTCGCCGAAGCCGAGGAAACACCGATCATCGATGCTCTGATGTGTTTTCGAGGAATCTCAATCACGACTGGGTTCGGGCTGGCGGTCGAGATCGGCGACTGGACGCGATTCACCGGGGCCACGATCGGGTCGTATCTGGGTCTGACCCCGTCGGAGCACTCGAGTGGGCAGTCGCGGTCGCAGGGAGCGATCACGAAGGCCGGGAACACGTATGCGAGGAAGCTGCTCATCGAGGCCGCGTGGTCACACGCCCGCCCGTACTCGCGACCCGGGGCGCGCCTGTTGCGACAGTTCGACAAAGTCGATGCTGCGACCCGAGTTCGTGCGATCGAGGGCAATCAACGATTGCACCGGGTATGGGCGAACTTCGATGCTCGGAAGAAGCGTCGGGTCAAGGCGAACACCGCAGTTGCCCGAGAGCTTGCAGGGTGGTGCTGGTCGGTGGCCGCACCCTTACAGATGAACGTGACTGGCCCCGAGGGGCAGGAGGCCCAGATGGGGTAAGTTCACGATGATCGTGCCCCGCGGCAGGGGCGACGGTTCGAGGCAGCATCAGGAGCTGATCCGAGTTTGACCTATGGGCAACCCCGCCAGAAGGTGCGGTGACGCTCGATTCTAGACAACGGGATGCTCCGGTTCGAATAATCGTCATGGGGTAACCAACCCCCGAATATCAGGCTGACAATGCTTGTCGACAACGACGCGTCTGAACCTCGCCCCTGACCGCGGTGGCACTCTTACCATCCTGGACGCCAGCGGAAACCGATCCGGGAAAACATTATTCTGCCCCTTGACAAGTAAATCCACATATCAGGTTCCTCGCCGATGCAGGGCGGTGACGAGATCGCCGCCGATGGCGCCGAACAGCGTCTGCGCCCAGACGCTGCCGCCCTCGACGTAGGGGCGGTCGCCGTCGAAGATCCACTGCAGCTCGCGGTCGGCGTGCAGATCCGACAGGCAGCTGTCGCACACGGGTACGCGGACGCTCCTTCCGGCCAGATGGCCCTTGCGCTCCGTGCTCACCAGCGTCGTCGACCGTGCTTCTCCGTGGAGGGGGTGCCCCTATGTTTTAAGTCAAGGGGTAGCGCCCAGATTCTTCAAGAATATTTGGGAAGACTCGAAGGGCAGGGGTGATCGGTCCGAGAACTGTTTCCCAGACTGATCAGGTACTTCGCTGCAGAACGGTTCAGGCCGCAGTCACCTGCTCGGGTGCGTGGAAATAGGCACCATCACGCAACATCGCGTACAGCACGTTGCAGCGCCTGCGCGCTAACGCGATCAGGGCTTGGTTGTGTTTCTTGTGCTCGGCACGTTTCTTGTCGTAATACGCCCTCGACAACGGGTCCTTCAACGCCGCGAACGCGGACAAGAACAACGCTCGTTTGAGGATCTTGTTGCCCCGACGCGAGGAATGATCCCCGCGGATCGAGGTTCCTGACCGCCACGTCACCGGTGCCAGTCCCGCATAGGATGCGAGGTGTCCGGCTGATTCGAAGTCCTTACCCACGACCTCGGTCAGGATCCTCGCCGCTGTCCTGACGCCGACTGCCGGCATCGACGTCAGGAGCTCGAAAAGCGGATGCGCCTCAACCAGCTCCTCGATCCGGGCGAGCACGTCATCGCGTGACGACCGCGTCTGCGCCAACGACGTCGCCAACTGGGGCAGCACGAGGCCGGCGGCGTCGGTGCCCGACACCACCACCGTCTGACCGTCCATGGCAGTGAAGATCGCTGCCGCCCACCTCTTCCACGCCCTGGGTGCCTGCTTACGCAGCAGAGTCTCGACACGGTGTTTGCCGGCATGCCGCAGTGCTTTCGGTGTCGGGTATTTCGCCAGCAGGGCCAGCATGGCCGGATGATCCAAGTGGGGACCGATCACGGTCTCTAATCCGGGGTGGATCTGAGTGAGTAGCCCGCGGATGCGATTCGACGTCGCGGTGGCTTGTTTCGCGAGGTCATCGTCGTAGCCGCACAGCATGGACAGTTCGGCGACGTTCTCGTCGGCAACCCGGATGTCCCGCAGGGTGTGGGGCATGGTTCGGGCCGCGTCAGCGATGATGCTGGCATCGCGGGCGTCGGTCTTCGCCTCACCAGGGTGTAGGTCGGCGATGCGGCGCATCGCCAACCCCGGCAGGTAGGCGACCATGATGCCTTCGGCTTGGGCGACCGCGACTGGTAGGGCCCCGATCGTGGCGGGCTGGTCGACGATGACGAGTAAGGTTCCGTGCTTGGAAAGCCGGGTGAGCAGGGTCTTCAGTTTCGTTTCGTTCTGCGGCAGCGCCTTCGATAACAGTTGTTTTCCGTCGCGATCCACCGCGACGGCGTGGTGGTTGTGTTTGCCGACATCGATGCCGATGAATACGTCGATGTCAGCGTGGTTGGTGATCATGTCACTCATCTTCTTCGACTCATGTGACCGGATAGTGGTTGTGGTTCGGCTGGCCGGTAGTGCTGGGTGGCTCCAAGGTTCGGCATCCACGTTACGGTCGGGCTCAAGGCATGGGTTCTGCCAGTGGTTCTGGCCCCTATCAGCGATTTCCCTGGTGCCTTCGAACCCCGGTGACAACACCCCCCGGATCATGGGTGACTGGGGGTATAAATCATGCCGGGGTCCTCAGGCCAGCGACCCCTTCTATCCTGACGGATGGTGGGGCTAGTTAAAAGGTAACGGGGTTGACCGTGCACAGGCTCTGCGGGAGCCCCTTGGTCTGTGCTGACCTCGTCGAGCCGGAGGCCCGTGTGCTGCCGGCCTTCCGTGTTCGAATCCCGCGCTTGGCCGATCTGTGCAGCTTCACCTCGGCGATCTCGCGACCGGCCTGGCGCAGCAGCACCATGGCTCCGGCGAGGTCGATGCGTTCGGCCTCTGCGTCACCGACGATGGTTCTGGCCATCTGGTAGGCGTCGAGTGCACGCTCCACCCCTTCGGCGTCGGCGCTGCTGAGGTCCTGGGTCTGCAGCTGCGTGATCTCGGCGGCCAGCTCCGTGGTGTCCTCGCTGAGACCTTCCCGAAGTGTCTTCCGCTGCAGGTCATCGACCCGCTCGAGCAGCCGTGCGGGCAGTTCGAACCGGCGGCGGGTGCGCGCGGCGCTCAATCGTTCCCGCCGAGAGCGTGCGAACCAGATGACGGCGATGACAAGCGCCAGGACCAGAACGGCTCCCCCGAGGAACAGTGTCGCCGTCGAGCTGGATCCGTCGACCGTCTGCACTTCGCTGCCCGGTGCCTCCTGCCCGCTTTCGTGCTTCGGGGCTTCCCGTGGGTCGGCGTAGAGGTCGAGGAGCATGTTGAGCTTCGTCACCGACGGCGTGCTGTAGCTCCACTGCTCGCGGCCGGCGGACAGCTGCTCCATCGCCTGAGTGTGCTGGTCGAAGTCGTCGCCGAAGGAGTAGTCCACGGCGAGATCCGTGCTCGTGTCGATCTTGATGAAGGAGCCTTCGCCGCCGTTGAAGACCTTGAT
Proteins encoded in this region:
- a CDS encoding IS110 family RNA-guided transposase, whose translation is MITNHADIDVFIGIDVGKHNHHAVAVDRDGKQLLSKALPQNETKLKTLLTRLSKHGTLLVIVDQPATIGALPVAVAQAEGIMVAYLPGLAMRRIADLHPGEAKTDARDASIIADAARTMPHTLRDIRVADENVAELSMLCGYDDDLAKQATATSNRIRGLLTQIHPGLETVIGPHLDHPAMLALLAKYPTPKALRHAGKHRVETLLRKQAPRAWKRWAAAIFTAMDGQTVVVSGTDAAGLVLPQLATSLAQTRSSRDDVLARIEELVEAHPLFELLTSMPAVGVRTAARILTEVVGKDFESAGHLASYAGLAPVTWRSGTSIRGDHSSRRGNKILKRALFLSAFAALKDPLSRAYYDKKRAEHKKHNQALIALARRRCNVLYAMLRDGAYFHAPEQVTAA
- a CDS encoding IS110 family RNA-guided transposase, with the translated sequence MLKTTFIGLDVHAKTVTAAALNADTGEIDQATMPADNPTVISWIKAHGDDTAVTYEAGPTGYGLARDLTDQGITCTVAAPSKLLRAPGDRVKTDQRDALGLARMLSLGEITAVRVPPIGQEGLRDVSRARQRAVLDLTHARQRINAMILRHGLRYPKDTKWTQVHHDWLARQRLEPAASQQALSAELETETLLMAHVRRLDATIADLVAEAEETPIIDALMCFRGISITTGFGLAVEIGDWTRFTGATIGSYLGLTPSEHSSGQSRSQGAITKAGNTYARKLLIEAAWSHARPYSRPGARLLRQFDKVDAATRVRAIEGNQRLHRVWANFDARKKRRVKANTAVARELAGWCWSVAAPLQMNVTGPEGQEAQMG